The nucleotide sequence AAACTGATCTAGGCATCTCGCCGAGATCAACCATCTAGAACTCGACGAGTTGCTCTTCAACTCGTCGAGACCCCCATTGTAATCATTCTTTGTACTCTATCTTCAGATCATCCCATATAAGCAAGAGTAGGGCCATTCCTaggggctcgaacctgggtaaaacgtgtGTCCCATGTTTATCTGACGACTTGTGGTTACTTTCCACTCTCATACATATCTACCTGTGACTCTCCCTTTTTGGACTTCAAGAGAGTTTTCTTGCGTTTCAAATTTTGGAAAGTTGGAATGGTTGTGCCTGAAAGGTTTGATCTACATATTTTATTGGCAATTTTTGTTTAATACTATTTTGAAAATTTAGCATTGCGTGGTAGTGGGTAGTTGGCGAGTTAGTGTCGTTAGTAGAAGTTAGTTTAAACAGCTGGAAGTCCATCCAAAACTTTTTGCAATCTGTGGTGTATAACCAAAGCCACACGGCGCGCCAGGCTCCGCCCCCGGTCAAAACTAGTTTTAACACGTGGCATAGCGCGTAGGGTGATTCCGAAAGATTTCTCTTGCAGCAAACTTTGTACCATTATTCTTGCCCAGAAGCAACTCTGTGACGAAGAGTGGTTATATAGAGCGGGAAGCACGCCGCTGGCCGACCACCAGTATTGACTCTCCAGGCTCAGGTAGTCCGCCATTGGTCTGGGACTGTGTAAGGCTCGGCTGGCTGGCTGCGAAGATTGGGCCCATGAATCAGgtcggtggtgctggcgacgggaTGCCGCCGCGGCAAAATCAGATGCGGGATGTGGTGGACCGCTCAGCAGGGGTCGATCCCAAGTTCATGGTGCTGCGCATCAATACTCGACAGAAGATGTAAGCGTTCATTAATGCTTCAACTGGAATGAATCTACTCCTACTATTTTACTGATCAATTGGTCATAGGTTTTAATTGCAGCATGCTCTAAACAACAGTATCAAGTTTATTCATACTATGTTATTTCATTCACAAAAATATAAGCAAAGGTGATCGTAGATATACCATCAGAGTTAATGGTTTCCCTAAGTTTACAAAGGATTTGCATCTAAATTTTGGAACTCTGGGACTGCAGTTGAATCCTCTTTTCAGATCTATTTATACTATCAAAATGCTCATGGTCTGAATCTGATAAGAAAGCAAGGGGATATTTTTATACTTGTTCTTGAATTGGCAGATTCGAGTACATAGAAAGGAAGCAACCATCGGCtatctggcggcggcggctgccggaCCTTGCGAGCCGGCTTGAGGAAATCTTGTTTAGAGAATACCCAAACAAGGTGTTGATCTCTTTCCTACTTGTTTGTAGCTTTGGTTTTCGAGCAATCAAATCATCTCGTAGCGAAAGTAAATATTATTGTTtcgtcattttatttttatttttattttgtcagAGGGAGTACTACAATATGACAAAGGGGCCGATTGAGCCCCACTTGCAGTTTGCCATGAAGCTCTCGAGTGTTCGGAATCGGCAACGACAACAGAACCGACAATTGTCAAGGCAGATAACATGTTCCCCTTGCTATGGGATAATGATTGTGACACCTGGTATCACGCAAGGCGCAAGTGAGAATTCTAGAATGTCTTTCGTGGCAGGCAACACTGGCCCTTTGTCGTCGGGTGCAAACATGGTTCCGCAGAACACCAACATGGGTACCTTGCTGCCAGGTGCAGATAGTTCTACCAAACTTGTGCTTATTTCCTTCAGGCGGTGTACCTTAACTAGATATTCTTCCTACCATATGCGTTAGGACTTGTGGCCTAGAAATCCAATAGCCAGCAGTATGTTGGACAAAATTCAACCTATGTGCTAACGCCTAACATACATCACCTTGTTTAAGAGTCTAGCTTGTGTTTTTGGGGAAAAACACCCACTAAGTAGCTACTGTATGACAAAAGAGCTCTAAGTAAAATGTTAACCTGAAAGATCCTTGTCAAAATTTGGCATTAAGTACCTTCCTTTGGACTCTTAGATTCCTTTTTTTCAATCATCGATTCGAAATAAGATATTACATTGTTCAGTCTCGGTGTATGCCCATATTCATGTATGTTATTTATGGAATTTGCATATACTATTCAGTTTTGGAGCTTCATGCTGTAGTAGACAGGTCACAGGTGTATATTTCCATTTGTCCTAGTTTCCCCTTTTGGACCATGTTTCCATCTACAAATTTGGTTTGTGTTCCTTTCTTTCCAGGGGAAGCTCCCAATGAGCATGTGAACACACTGCTATCTCTGGGGATGAACTCTACACACCATGACTGCTCGGGAGCGTGCAACAACCACCGTGAAATAGACATGGTGGAAGCACCTGAAACCAACAGACTCTTGGTAAGAATTGTGCATTATACTTCACAAGTATTCCctctgatccaaaataagtgtcacggTTTTGATCGGAGGGAGTATCATGCTATAGTAGTTATATCAGCTCTTCAATTATTGCTTACAAACTTCACCCTGCGTTGACGCAGGCACCCCATACATCCGTGAAGGAGGTCGCAAAGAAACCAAAGTTCAGCTGCCCAGTCTGCTGGAACGAGCTGACCGATGCGTCATCGACCATCTGCGGCCACATCTTCTGCCAGAAGTGCATTGAGGCATCCATCCAGGCTCAGAAGAAGTGCCCTACCTGCCGTAGGACGCTGACCATGAAGGATTTCCACCGTGTCCACCTCCCGACGATGGACTGAACTGATCCAGCCATTACGGGCGCAGCAGAGCCTCAGGCACCCGTGTTCTTCTCCTCGCCTGCATTGCGGTCATTCTATCTACACAGGATTGCCTCTACCATTCAGTTTCCTGCCCCAACTGTGTGACTGGCAACAGTTTCGAGGTGTCGTTACCAATCAGTCTGTATCCCTAGCGCTAAATAAAACCGTACTCTCTTTGTTCGGGTTTATAATAAGGTCTGTtgcttttgtcttaagtcaaaccaACTTGAGTTGTATATGTTGTTGCTTTTCTCATAATTTGTTGCCTTATAAACCTGAATGGAGGTACCAGTGTTTTGTGTGGAAGGTTGTGCTTGCTATCGTGTGATTCATG is from Triticum aestivum cultivar Chinese Spring chromosome 3A, IWGSC CS RefSeq v2.1, whole genome shotgun sequence and encodes:
- the LOC123063091 gene encoding probable histone acetyltransferase HAC-like 1, which produces MNQVGGAGDGMPPRQNQMRDVVDRSAGVDPKFMVLRINTRQKIFEYIERKQPSAIWRRRLPDLASRLEEILFREYPNKREYYNMTKGPIEPHLQFAMKLSSVRNRQRQQNRQLSRQITCSPCYGIMIVTPGITQGASENSRMSFVAGNTGPLSSGANMVPQNTNMGTLLPGEAPNEHVNTLLSLGMNSTHHDCSGACNNHREIDMVEAPETNRLLAPHTSVKEVAKKPKFSCPVCWNELTDASSTICGHIFCQKCIEASIQAQKKCPTCRRTLTMKDFHRVHLPTMD